The genome window CAGTCCTCCCGCCGGTCAGCGGATCGCTTCGTCCATGAGCAGGTAGAGCAGACCAACAAGGGTCCCACTGCTCACGATCTCGCGACGGTCGATCATCCCGCGCACCTCGCTGAGCGGGATCCACTCGATGCGGTCCGACTCGTTCTTCTCGGTGGGCGGTCCCACGTGGGTTGCGCCGTCCGCGCGGAATACGTGGTGCTGAGAGTCGGTGATGCCGTTGGCCGGCTCGGCGTAGATCAAGGGCTTGATGGGGCCGGGCCGCCAACCGGTCTCTTCCAACACTTCGCGAGCCGCCGCCTCTTCGGGCGACTCGCCCTCTTCGACCAGGCCCATGGGGAGCTCCCAGGCCCACGAGTCCGTGATGAAGCGATGCCGCCACATCATCAGCACCTCGTGCCGATCGTTGACCACTGCGGCCACGGCCAGGTGCCGCAGACGAACAACGTGGTACTCCCACCTGCGCCCATCAGGCTGTTGGACGTCGACCAGACACAGGTTCACCCACTTGTTCGTGTAGACCTGCCGCTCACCATGGGTCTTCCACTCCATGCCTTCGGCCCCTCTCGATCGGACTCCAGGATCTCAGACCGCCCTGGAAGAGGGCGCCAGGATTGAGTGTTCCGTCGTCGTTGTGCGTATCTCTCGGTGAGTGCACTCGGTACGGAGAACGTGGACGGAGATCAGGGCATGGTGAGGAAGCTGTCGCGTGGGGTTGCGCTGGCTGTGGCTCTGGCTGTCCTGCCCCTGGTGGCGGCGTGCAGCGGTGGTGAGGGTGACGGCGAGGGCTCGGGGAAGGCTAGCGGCGAGTCCAGTCCCGTCGCCGCGGTCGTCGCGCCGGCCAAGGTCGAGGTGATCGCCGAGCTGACGGGGTGCGAGGTGAAGATCCGGACCGAGGCGGAGGAACTGCGCGAGGGCGTGTGTCAGACCGGGGACGGGGACTACCTCATCACCACCTTCCCCAAGGACGAGTTGAAGGAAGTCTGGCTGGAGTCCGCCTCCATGTACGGCGGCAAGTACCTGGTCGGGCCGCGCTGGGCCGTCTCCGCCAAGCCGGACGTGCTGAAGAAGCTGAAGGCCAAGGTGGGCGGGACGATCCGCGATCTGAGTCAGCCGAGTGCCTCGTAGTCGCTGAGGGCGTACGCCTCCTCGTCGTCGATCGCGTTCTTCTCCCAGTCGATGGAGATGTGGGTCGGGCGGCCGTCGTCCGCGTACTCGGCATCCACCACGTCCGCGCCCTCCTCCCGGGCCGTGCTCATCTTCTCCAACAGCTGCGCGATCGTGGGGACTTCGGTCGAGCCCCGCTCCACCACCAGGCGTGCGCTCTCGTCGAGCCCGGTGGTCTTCACGACCTTTCCGCCCCGCACCGTCACCTCGAAGGTGCCGATCAGGGAGCGCTCGCCCTCGCTGGAGGTGAGGGTGTAGGTGTAGGCGGAGGGCTCCTGCCAGGAGGGGGCCGGCTTCGTGGCCGTCGCCGCCGGCTCCTCCCCGCATCCGGAGAGCGCCCCCGTCAGCATGAACGTCCCGGCGATCGCGGCGGCGTACAGGGCGCGATGACGGGGACGGGGGCGGGGACGGGGACGGAGTCGTACGGTCGTGGTCGCGGTTTTCGGCATGGTGGTGGCCCCCTTCCAGGACGGTCACACCTGAGACGCCGGGCGGGCCGGGAACGTTCGGGGGGCACGGCAGGGTGCGTGCGGGCAGGATGGCCTCATGACGAAGGCGAATGCGAAGACGAAGGCGATGGCGAAGGCGAAGGCGAACGCGAACGCGAGTTCCTCCGGTTCGGTGCTGTCGTTGTGGTCGCAGGACTCCGTGCTGTCGATCGGGTCCGTCGGGTCGGTGTTGTCCGTGGGGTCCGTCGGGTCGGCCCTGTCGATCGGGTCGATCGGGAGTGCCCTGTCCGTCGGCTCGATCGGGTCGTCCCTGTCCCTGATCTCGACCGGGTCCTGGCTGAGTACGGGCTCCCTGTTCTCCGCACAGTCCCGCTGGTCGGTGCTGTCATGGCGCTCCAACGGCGGCTTCCTGGCCGCGGGAGCGGTGGGAGTGGGAGTGGTGGGGGTGGTGGCCGGAGGAGCCCTGCTGCTGTCCCGGCAGCGGCACACGGCCTAGGGTCAGACAGGTCCTGGCTCCGGCACAGGGCGTCAGCCTCTGCAACGCGTGCAAGGCATGCAACGCACAAGCCCCGCTTCGGATCGAGCGAAGCGGGGCTTGTGTTGCTGGAGCGCCGGGCAGGCCTTGCACCTGCATTTCCCCGCAGGAAGCGGGGCGTCTTTCCTTGGACCACCAACGCATTGAGGGCTTCCGGGGGTTTGAATCTCCGGTGAGCGGCTCGTGATCAACTATAGCTGGTCTTCGGGGGTGTTGCATCCCGGCTCAGAGCAAGTGGGCCTGGGGGGCGTACTGGACGCGGAGGTACTTGGCGTTTCGGGGGCCCAGGGCCTCGCGGAGGACGGGTTCGGCCTTGTCGGGGTCGTCGACGCCGATCTC of Streptomyces phaeolivaceus contains these proteins:
- a CDS encoding NUDIX hydrolase; translation: MEWKTHGERQVYTNKWVNLCLVDVQQPDGRRWEYHVVRLRHLAVAAVVNDRHEVLMMWRHRFITDSWAWELPMGLVEEGESPEEAAAREVLEETGWRPGPIKPLIYAEPANGITDSQHHVFRADGATHVGPPTEKNESDRIEWIPLSEVRGMIDRREIVSSGTLVGLLYLLMDEAIR
- a CDS encoding DUF6174 domain-containing protein, which codes for MPKTATTTVRLRPRPRPRPRHRALYAAAIAGTFMLTGALSGCGEEPAATATKPAPSWQEPSAYTYTLTSSEGERSLIGTFEVTVRGGKVVKTTGLDESARLVVERGSTEVPTIAQLLEKMSTAREEGADVVDAEYADDGRPTHISIDWEKNAIDDEEAYALSDYEALG